One Anaeromusa acidaminophila DSM 3853 DNA window includes the following coding sequences:
- a CDS encoding IS3 family transposase, producing the protein AHCIDNGPMEGFWGILKREMYYGRKFTSRMEFIHAIRSYIHYYNFDRLQRKLGVMTPYEYHEHYSAA; encoded by the coding sequence AGCCCACTGCATTGATAACGGCCCCATGGAGGGCTTCTGGGGAATACTGAAGCGCGAGATGTACTATGGCCGGAAATTCACCAGTAGAATGGAATTTATACATGCAATCCGCAGCTATATCCACTACTACAACTTTGACCGATTACAACGAAAGCTGGGCGTTATGACACCTTATGAATACCACGAACACTACAGCGCTGCATAA